Proteins encoded together in one Cardiocondyla obscurior isolate alpha-2009 linkage group LG07, Cobs3.1, whole genome shotgun sequence window:
- the LOC139104466 gene encoding ankyrin repeat domain-containing protein 49, translating into MSRNKMNMTLDEENDELQNLETIRDESYNTPHGERMQVSAWEDDDDGIEAERNAKEPDAQAILSAAEKGNLEKIKELLNKNNLLLNCTDKDGYTPLHRACYGNNVEIVEYLLEAGAKIDAKTQDEWQPLHSACCWNNTECAEALIANGADINAKSKGDQTPLHLVSASSHNSPALQLLLLHPDTNPYLINLSGDTAEQIARRTTKNYPMYEIIEPCLNEI; encoded by the exons ATGAGTCGAAACAAGATGAATATGACGTTGGATGAGGAGAATGATGAATTACAAAACTTGGAAACGATACGTGATGAAAGTTACAACACCCCGCATGGTGAACGTATGCAAGTGAGTGCCTGGGAGGATGACGACGATGGTATAGAAGCAGAACGTAATGCAAAAG AACCTGATGCACAAGCAATATTGAGCGCTGCCGAGAAAGGAAATCtggaaaaaattaaggaattattgaacaaaaataatcttttactGAACTGCACAGATAAAGATGGTTATACACCACTTCATAGGGCATGTTACGGAAATAATGTAGAGATTGTGGAG TATTTACTTGAAGCTGGAGCAAAAATCGATGCTAAGACTCAAGATGAATGGCAGCCTTTGCACTCTGCCTGCTGTTGGAACAATACAGAATGTGCCGAGGCCTTAATCGCAAATGGAGCAGACATTAATGCAAAAAGTAAAGGGGATCAAACACCTTTACATTTAGTTTCTGCAAGCTCGCACAATTCTCCTGCTCTTCAACTTCTTCTGTTGCATCCTGATACAAATCcttatctaattaatttgagTGGAGATACCGCGGAACAGATTGCAAGAAGGACAACCAAAAACTATCCTATGTATGAAATAATTGAACCCTGCCTGAATgagatttaa